The genomic DNA AGGATGAGCATGATCTTGATTTTTGACCGACTTTTTCAAATATCTTACTTACGACCTtcactcgacgtcgtttttgcaaaaaatttaggtCTTTTTGGTCAAGTCTAGCATTATTACGCTTTatatccaaaacattaaccaaaatgttttGAGTCGTTTCATGAGAGATGTTGAGTTCTTTTGAAAGATAAGCGGATTGCTACGCAGCTTGTTGACTTCTTTGACGGACCCTATAAACTAAGTAAAGTCGCTATAATTTTTCAGATATCGTGACGACCAGTTCGTAGTCAGTAGTATGATTGACCCATAAAAGCATTAtgaatttttgtgttaaaaaaaatcagcTAATAATGGTTGTCTTCGTAGAAAGAATTGCAGATCTgcgaacaaaaattttaaatatttgacagAAAAAGGTTCTCACTCAGCTTTTttctatttcatattttattaaggGTGgccaagatctcattgaaaagcTCATATGATTGTGAATTCTGGTTTCTGGTAGCACACACAGCCTAAAAAGTTGCGCTAACTGAATTGGAGAGAATAATTTctaataattaatgaaaataacttACAACTACAACTTGTcgaatattaatttcaaatcaccAGAAGCATTCTCTATTTTTTCCCCAAAAATTGATTCCTGGATTATCTTTACAATTCAGCGCAAATTCGAGTTAGTTGGCCATTTAGGCGTTTAGCATTAAACTCTTCACAAACACGTAGTTAACATAAAAAAGTTCGGCTTGCCTGAACATTACTTTTTTGATGCTGTAGAGACTGTTTGCAATTAAATTCGGTCGTACAACTGCAAAATTTGAGGttacttttgaaataattaGTATCAGTGTTGACTCTTTCGAAGTTCTTGAAGAAATCGAGGTAGTTAACCACAATTGGAGAGGTTTAACCGTGGATTCTCcatacaaagaaaaaattatatagcaaAATCTCGTTTAATTTGACTTCCGCGGAGGTTTATGATTTGGTGGTAGGATCCTAGAAAAGTTACTACATCTTTCGAACtcgaagaaaaagaagaaatttcaaCCAATTGTTGGTAAAAACGTTCCTACCATCACTACTCATATGACGCTCCAAATATGGAGATATAAAACAAAACCAGAAATTATTTAATCTATTCTTCGATAACATTCTAAGCATTTGAATCACAGCTACTAGAGATAGAAAGCGGATGGTGGTCTTACATAATAGATCACTAGTGACGAAGAAGTCTGAATCATTACAGAAGAGTTGTCGAAGTATTACTAAACGCCCAAGTCGGGATTCACATAAGGACGGAAgcttaaagtataaaaatttggaaTATTGGACTTCAAGTTAAGAACGCCGAGCTTGCTGCAAAATCGAAGTCACATTAAACATGATCTTGTTGTACGGTGATGTTTAATACATCGAGGGCCGCATTTATTACTAAATGTAAAGGGATGAAAATTAGATCGCAGTTAGCGGTATGCGAGACTTGTGTTCTATTCTATCGTTCATAAGTACCAACCAAATTTAGGAATACTAGAAAAACAGATATAAAGTTGGTCGAAATGCTTTACAAAGCAGTAAACAGCCCATGTCGAATTAGTCGAACACCTAACGGGTTTGTTTTAAATAGCAAATCATTTTTAATTGCTCGTAGACCTCATTTATTCTAATCAGTAAATTTTATCCTTCACAAAACGCAAATAAATGCCACCCTTTGGCGCCAAAACGAAGGCTGTCTCCTCGAATTTCATTTCGGGCAAAGTGAGCGAGCAAGTCTCCACACgaaaattcttcaaaatatgTACAAGTCCCGTTTTAACTTCCAGCAAACCCAGTAAAAAGCCAATACAGCCGCGTGGACCCGCACCAAAGGGCAAATAACTCATCGATGCATGTTGTTTTCGGTTTTCCGATGAGAAGCGCTCCGGATCAAACTCAAGTGGTTGAGGCCAGTACTGCAAGGAAgtagaaactaaaataaatgtttaagacAAAGCCGACATACGCACTCTTGGATCACGATGTAAAGCGAGCACCGAAATATATACGGGCATGCCTTTAGGTATACGATAGTCGTTGCTTGATTGCCCTAGCAAGTAACCCTGCTCAGCGGTGCAACGCCTATCAAGAAATGAAGTGGCTGGATACAAACGCAGCACCTCATCGACCACCATGCGCATATATTCCAGCTCATTACAAATGGTCTCATAGTCAAGCGCGCCACCACACTTCACCAACGCCTCACGCAACTCGGCGCGCAAACGCTGCTGCAACTCTGGATGCTTGGCGAGTTCATAGAGCGCGAATGTGATTGTCGAGGAGGACGTGTCGAAGCCAGCTAGTAACAAGAATGCCGCCTGTGCTACAAAGAAATCAGGTTGCTGTAACACGCTGTCTTTGGCGCCGTCGGCTGCTTGTTGCTTCAACGCTATAAATATATCGATGAGATCGTTGCGTTGGTTGCCACTACGCATACGCTCCGCAATCGCATACTCGATGGAAGAGCGCATGAACTTCTCATACTCTTTTGAGTAGAGATGGGCGCGGACGAGCTGGACCCTCTCCGGCACGAAGAAAATGGTGAAGAGATGTAGTAGACGTTTAAGACGCGGCTCATTCACTTCAATGCACATGCGTCGAAATTCAGCATGCGGATTCGCCAAACTGTTAGCGTCGATACCGAACTCGAGTGAGGATATGATGTCTGTGGTGAAGAGCGCACACAACTCCTTTACCTCAACGATCGCTGAGCACGCATCGTCATCTGTAAAGTTCCAAGCGTGCATATGCGTCTCCAGCTTACGGCCAatctttaatgaaaatatatataattaattttggaAAACAATTGGCGGTTCTAAGACAAACCTCCTGCAGCAGCGAATACATTTGCTTCACCTTGCCATGTGCAAACAACGGCGAGAAGATATTGTGTATCTCCCTCCATGTTTCGTATTCTGCAAAGAATAAATTCAACGATCCCATGGCATCGCCCACCGGGTCACTGCGTTCAAAACGGCTAGCAAACGCGCTGAAATCGCTTACCAGTATACGCTTGATGAGCGTAAGGTCACGCAGCAGCAGCGCGTGATTATGCAGCACATGTATGCCCACAAAATCTTGACCACTGGCGGCTTCATGATTGTAGAGCCGCTCAAATTGTTCGCCGAAACAGCAACGATA from Bactrocera oleae isolate idBacOlea1 chromosome 3, idBacOlea1, whole genome shotgun sequence includes the following:
- the Cyp6t1 gene encoding probable cytochrome P450 6t1, whose amino-acid sequence is MLNILLALSLSLIAAVYCWLRQHFRYWERRRVPHIPSTLIVGNIFDLLRYRCCFGEQFERLYNHEAASGQDFVGIHVLHNHALLLRDLTLIKRILVSDFSAFASRFERSDPVGDAMGSLNLFFAEYETWREIHNIFSPLFAHGKVKQMYSLLQEIGRKLETHMHAWNFTDDDACSAIVEVKELCALFTTDIISSLEFGIDANSLANPHAEFRRMCIEVNEPRLKRLLHLFTIFFVPERVQLVRAHLYSKEYEKFMRSSIEYAIAERMRSGNQRNDLIDIFIALKQQAADGAKDSVLQQPDFFVAQAAFLLLAGFDTSSSTITFALYELAKHPELQQRLRAELREALVKCGGALDYETICNELEYMRMVVDEVLRLYPATSFLDRRCTAEQGYLLGQSSNDYRIPKGMPVYISVLALHRDPRYWPQPLEFDPERFSSENRKQHASMSYLPFGAGPRGCIGFLLGLLEVKTGLVHILKNFRVETCSLTLPEMKFEETAFVLAPKGGIYLRFVKDKIY